The Aquidulcibacter paucihalophilus genomic interval AACGCTGGCCCGACCGGGTCTATGCCGCGCTGGAGTCGTCGCTGGCCTGATCCGCGGCGCGGCGCATCGGCCCCTTGTAGTTCGAGGTGTTGGACCGTCGGCGGTCTGGCCCGAAATAGCCGTCGGTCTTCACGAACGGACGGGGGCGGAAGATCACCGCCTGGATGCGGTCGAGGATGGCCTTGGCCGTGATCGGCTTGACCACGAACTCCGTCACCCCCGCGTCGCGCGCCTCATAGACGCGGCTCTTTTCCGAATGGCCGGTCATCATGATGATCGGCAGATAGGGATTGGCCGTGTCCGGACTGTTGCGGACCAGTCGGGTGAATTCGACGCCGTCCAGCGGGAACATGTTGAAGTCGACGATGGCGAGGTCGATCGGATGCTCGCGCAGGATCTCGAGTCCGGCGGTGCCGTCAGCGGCCTCCCGCACCTTGCGCACGCCGGCCGACTGCAGCACCGCGGACGTGATCGCCCGCATGTGCTGGTTGTCGTCGACCAGCAGAACCTGGAGTGCCTGGAGAGATGACATAAAACTGGGCCGTGCCGGAAGCGGCGGGAAGGCGGTCAATTTAAGGGGCGAATCATTATCCGTCCATGACCGATCAACGTTCAGTCAAAAGCATAACCGTTTACGCACGCTCAGGTTTTCACCAGCAGTGAAGGATCCAGGTTGCGGTCGCGCCATTTCATGCGCCAGCAGAGATGTGGACCGGTGGCCCTGCCGGTCATGCCCACCCGGCCGACAGGCTCTCCGCGGCTCAGGTCCTGGCCTGCGACGACGTCGATGCGGGACTGGTGAAGATAGGCCGTGATCAACCCCTGGCCGTGGTCGATCAGGACCAGGCCGCCCTCGAAATGCAACCCTGGCTGGGCCAGGGTGACGCGTCCGGCGGCGGGGGCCCGGATCACCGTCCCCTGCGGTGCCGCCAGATCGATGCCGTAGTGAGGCCGCGCGGGCGTACCATTGAGGACGCGCTGGCTGCCCCAGCGGCTGGTGACCCGGAAGCCCTCCAGCGGCCAGTCGAAGCCATCGCGGAAATGATCGGCGTCGATGCGGCTGGCAAAGCCCTCGGTCTTGATCACGATCTCGCGCTGGATGCGGGCCAGCAGTTCGGGGTCGGAGGGCTCCACGGTCGACGGCGGCAGGCCATTGACGCTGGTCGAGGGAAACTGGCCGGGGGCGATGTCGAGGATGCGGCGGGCGGTGCGGTCGCCGAGCCGGGCCTCGATCTGGACAGTGCCGGCCGCCTCACGGTCGAAGCCGACGATGAAGACGCCGTCAGCCGAGGCTGCCGTCAGGGATTCACCATCGACGAAAATCAGGGCGCGGGGCCAGGTGCGGCCGAGGGCGTGACCGCCCTGGACGAAGCGGCCGGCCAGGGTCAGGCCGTCGTCCTGCGCCTGGGCGGAACCGGCGGCGAGCAGGGCACCGGAGCCGATAACGACGCTCCGGCGGTTGAGGATCACGCGACCTGGCCCAGTCTCTGGAAGGCTTCCCCGGGGCCCGCATAGGCTTCCTGCAGACTGACCGACCAGTAGCGCAGGGATTCCAGGGGGATGGATTTGCCGCTGACGGCACAGGTCACGAAGCGGCCGGGCTTGAGCACGGCGAACTCGCCATCGCCGTAGTGGAGGGTCGCCTTGGCGGTCTGGGTCTTGGGCATGGAGGCAGGCTAGCTTGGCCGTGGGCGCAACGCCACGGCTTTGATGCTCAAAACAGGTCGCCCTGACCGGGGGGCGGCGTCTTCGGGCGGGGTGGCGACGCCGGCGGCTTCGGCGACGGCGGCGGGGTCTCGCCGCCGTCGATCCGGGCCCCGCGCGACCCGTCGGCGAAGACGATCCGGACGGCCTGGCCGTCCTGCAGGGCAGTAGCG includes:
- a CDS encoding M23 family metallopeptidase; the protein is MILNRRSVVIGSGALLAAGSAQAQDDGLTLAGRFVQGGHALGRTWPRALIFVDGESLTAASADGVFIVGFDREAAGTVQIEARLGDRTARRILDIAPGQFPSTSVNGLPPSTVEPSDPELLARIQREIVIKTEGFASRIDADHFRDGFDWPLEGFRVTSRWGSQRVLNGTPARPHYGIDLAAPQGTVIRAPAAGRVTLAQPGLHFEGGLVLIDHGQGLITAYLHQSRIDVVAGQDLSRGEPVGRVGMTGRATGPHLCWRMKWRDRNLDPSLLVKT
- a CDS encoding DUF2093 domain-containing protein, which produces MPKTQTAKATLHYGDGEFAVLKPGRFVTCAVSGKSIPLESLRYWSVSLQEAYAGPGEAFQRLGQVA
- a CDS encoding response regulator produces the protein MSSLQALQVLLVDDNQHMRAITSAVLQSAGVRKVREAADGTAGLEILREHPIDLAIVDFNMFPLDGVEFTRLVRNSPDTANPYLPIIMMTGHSEKSRVYEARDAGVTEFVVKPITAKAILDRIQAVIFRPRPFVKTDGYFGPDRRRSNTSNYKGPMRRAADQASDDSSAA